GACAACATCGAACAGACCTTGGTAGGGCCCCGTAACCGAAATACCGGTAAGCTCTGTCCCCTTGGCGGTAAAGGTCAATTCGTTCCCTTTCTTGCCGACATCATTTTCATCCAGGATAAGGATGTCGGACTCTTCGTTGACCAAAACATATCCATTCCCCGTAAAGTCCCATGTCCTGCCTGTGGTTTTTTCATACCGGTTTCGTTCCCACTCTACAGTGACGCCTTCCTCTGCCAGGTCCTTGACATAATGACCTACCCAGCCAGACCATTTTGTCTGCAAAAGGCTTTCCATCTGTGCCCTGACTGAAGGATGGGTAGGAGTTCCAAAGGTATTGTATTCGGCAACAACGGTATTTGCCCTGTCTGTGTTCAAAAAATCGCGAATGGAGTGTACGTCAGTCTGGGTCAATCCCCCATAGATCAGGTTGGAAACCGCTACATCGGGGACAATTCCTACCTGTTCTTTGCGGTATATCCCATAGGTATCGGCAATATAGAGCAAATCGGCCTTTTCAGACAGAAAAGGCAGAGGTTTCTCATAATATTTGCCGTTGCTGTCCCAATGCAAACCATAATACGAATCGGAATAGGCAAAGGTTTTCCCCTCTACCGGTATAACTTTTTTCTGCTTGAGAAACCAGAAAAGGCCTGTATGTTCCCGTACCTTTCCATTGGGAACGGTTTTGTCATAGACTGCGGTAACAACCGGCAGATTAGGCTTCAAAACAAAGCGAATCATTGGTAGACAGACAAGTATCAATGCTACAAAGAGTATACAAAAGAAGACAATGACTTTCTTTTTTCGTTTGACAGGTGGTTTTTTTGGTTTTCCCATAGGGCAAGTATACGGCAAGTGCTACTGAATGAGTACTGAAAAACAACTCAAAACATTTAATAAATACCGTACCAAAAGAATGCAAAACAGTATTTTCCTATAGATTACGTGGTATAGTTTTCAGTTGGAAGGAGAAACAATCCAATGCCAGGAAAAGTGGAAAAGGATAACGCATTCAACAAAAAAATGGTAATTCTGGAATCACTGATTCTCAATGCAAAGAAAATGACCGTATTTACCGGGGCAGGGGTTTCAACACTGTCGGGAATACCTGATTTTCGCGGTAAAAACGGGTTGTATTCCGGCCTCTGGCATGATTTGCCAGTGGAACAGATTCTCAATATCTCGTTCTTCGAGAAGCATCCTGAGATTTTTTACGAATGGGCCAGGGAATTCTGGTACCATCTCGAAGACTACAAGCCGAATGTCGTACATACCACGTTGGCCAAGATGGAACAAAAGGGATTGGTTGCCGGGCTCTACACCCAAAACATCGACATGCTTCACAAGAAGGCAGGAAGCAAAAAAGTATATGAAGTCCACGGGAGTGCCGAACATCATCATTGCCATACCTGCAACAAGTACTACTGCTATGGGGAAATAGCTGCACAGGTGCAGGCAGGAAAGGTTCCCTTTTGCTCCCAATGCGGTGGGATTGTCAAACCGGATATTGTCTTTTACGGGGAAAACCTCGATTCTTTGATCCTAGCCAGGGCGTATGAACAGTTCAGCCACAGTGACCTCTGCCTGGTCCTCGGCTCATCCTTGACCGTGCAACCGGCAGCATCTTTTCCGTATTATGCTACAAGCAACGGTTGTCCCCTGGTCATAGTGAATGCCCAGAAAACCTCCCAGGACGGAGGTGCCAGCCTACGGTTTGAAGACTTAAAGCAGACCTTTCTGGCATTGGACTCCTGGCTTGATACCCTGGGATCAAGAAATACGTAGTTTTGCTTTTTTTCCGGTGCTTTTTGCCTTACAATGGCTAGCATGAAAGTGATGGTCTGTGACGAT
The sequence above is a segment of the Sphaerochaeta pleomorpha str. Grapes genome. Coding sequences within it:
- a CDS encoding NAD-dependent protein deacylase, which produces MPGKVEKDNAFNKKMVILESLILNAKKMTVFTGAGVSTLSGIPDFRGKNGLYSGLWHDLPVEQILNISFFEKHPEIFYEWAREFWYHLEDYKPNVVHTTLAKMEQKGLVAGLYTQNIDMLHKKAGSKKVYEVHGSAEHHHCHTCNKYYCYGEIAAQVQAGKVPFCSQCGGIVKPDIVFYGENLDSLILARAYEQFSHSDLCLVLGSSLTVQPAASFPYYATSNGCPLVIVNAQKTSQDGGASLRFEDLKQTFLALDSWLDTLGSRNT